The following proteins are co-located in the Gammaproteobacteria bacterium genome:
- a CDS encoding efflux RND transporter periplasmic adaptor subunit — protein MRQQPLRAALLGAGLLLLAACNQATLQNSSKAPPPPPEVAVIEVHPQSVPLSRELVGRLAPTRVAQVRARVAGIILERVYTEGTDVSQGEVLYLIDPAPLEAALHAKEAALAKAEADASNAAATAKRSRKLEAKKLIANQDLDDAIATERSTAAAVKQAQADVESARLNLGYATVTAPIAGRAGRALVTEGALVGQGEATQLTTIEQIDPIYVNFSLSVSEFRELQSHAGGPGAARVEVELPDGKPYPQAGTLDFSDLDVDPGTGAISLRAVLPNPDHSLLPGMFVNLRLTTGTIDQAFVLPQTALARDAKGAYALVVGADGKVAQRRLEARGMTRSDWIVTGDLADGDQVIVEGLQKVQPGTTASTVPAAQPTAETAAKH, from the coding sequence ATGAGACAACAACCGCTGCGTGCGGCATTGCTCGGAGCCGGCCTGTTGCTGCTCGCCGCCTGTAACCAGGCAACCCTTCAGAATTCATCGAAAGCGCCGCCCCCGCCACCTGAAGTGGCGGTCATCGAGGTCCATCCCCAGTCGGTGCCGCTCAGCCGCGAGCTGGTGGGCCGACTGGCGCCGACCCGGGTCGCGCAGGTGCGGGCGCGGGTGGCCGGCATCATCCTCGAGCGGGTCTATACCGAAGGCACCGACGTGAGCCAGGGCGAGGTCCTGTACCTGATCGACCCCGCTCCGCTAGAGGCGGCTCTGCATGCCAAAGAGGCTGCCCTCGCCAAGGCGGAAGCCGATGCCAGCAATGCCGCCGCGACCGCAAAGCGCTCTCGCAAATTGGAGGCCAAGAAGCTGATCGCCAATCAGGACCTGGACGACGCAATCGCCACCGAGCGCAGCACGGCGGCAGCTGTGAAGCAGGCTCAGGCCGATGTGGAAAGCGCACGCCTGAATTTGGGGTACGCCACCGTCACTGCGCCCATCGCCGGGCGAGCCGGCCGTGCGCTCGTGACCGAGGGGGCACTAGTAGGCCAAGGCGAGGCGACTCAGCTGACCACCATCGAGCAGATCGACCCTATCTACGTTAACTTCAGCCTGTCGGTCTCGGAGTTCCGGGAGCTGCAGAGTCATGCCGGCGGGCCGGGTGCGGCGCGCGTGGAGGTGGAGCTACCCGACGGCAAACCCTACCCGCAGGCCGGCACGCTGGATTTTTCCGATCTCGACGTGGATCCCGGCACCGGTGCAATCTCTCTGCGCGCCGTGCTGCCCAATCCGGATCACTCGTTGCTGCCGGGTATGTTCGTCAATCTGCGGCTCACGACCGGGACGATCGACCAGGCGTTCGTGCTGCCACAGACGGCGCTGGCCCGAGACGCCAAAGGCGCCTACGCGCTGGTGGTCGGCGCCGACGGCAAGGTGGCCCAGCGCCGTCTGGAGGCCCGGGGCATGACCCGTTCGGATTGGATCGTTACCGGAGATCTTGCCGATGGCGACCAGGTGATCGTCGAAGGACTGCAAAAGGTACAGCCGGGAACCACTGCCAGTACGGTGCCGGCGGCCCAGCCGACGGCGGAAACCGCAGCCAAGCACTGA